Genomic segment of Coffea arabica cultivar ET-39 chromosome 1e, Coffea Arabica ET-39 HiFi, whole genome shotgun sequence:
GCGCGAGTCCTCTCATGCATTTGGGATATTACTTACGTTGCTTTCACTGTCCGACTACTGGCTACTCATCGTCTCATTAGTTGAGCCGTCATTTTActtgctgctgctgctactactactactaaggAAGCAAGCAAAGGGAGTTGCACTTGGGACCCCGGCAACCTACAAATTCTACTGCCATGATTGTCATTGAGTAGCAGCGCCTGGAAAAAAATCTTCGCTAGTAGCTAGCTACAGGCGCACCACCACTTGTTGAGTCTGGGCCCTGAAATTCCATTGCGATTCCTCTGACTAATGCTGAGCATCTGATGGATTTGTCATTGagttcattatttcttccaaaaacCATTACCAACTAGCACGATGAGGGCATAGGGCAGTGAGTCGCGTTCAAATCATTTAGGATGTCGGAAGTTGGGTTTCGAAAAGTTTGATCTCGACTcgcaaaataaaatagaattttCGGACTTCTGAGTTCAGGTTTCGTGTCCAGTATCTAAGGCTCATGCCCAACTCGCAAAAATATCGGACCTAATTCAGACCTGACTCAAACTCGCGCttattaattcaaaattatatataattaatacgtatataatattcatttatttcTATCGTTAAATGTAGCTATAAATTCTGCTCGTTATTATACATATAGTTATTAAATAATATACatcattataaataaataaaatatgctCATATCCTTAATTGGTCGGGTTAGGTTTCAATCGGGTTGAGTCTCATTAAACCTTTGTGAAGTAATCAGGCCTCATGCTAAAACATAAACTCTGTTCAACCCAATAGTATACAAGACTTATTAGTCCTAACAATCGGGTTGATCAGACCAAATTTGGGTTGTCCTAGTTGATATtgagtagggctgcaaacgagtcgaatcgagtcgagttttgagctaatcgagccgagtctcgactaaattttatcgagctcgagctcgattcgaatcaagtcgagccgagctcgagctcgaaaaaaataaaaaataattattttatttttaaaaaataaataaaataatatttttttcttaatagataataaaatattaaggatatatacgtaattttactatgaaaataaaaaataaaaatatatataatatacgtaattttattattaaataaaaataaaaataaaaaaaatatatatatactcaacctcacgagccggctcgcgaactaacgagtttaatattctgagctcgagtttgactcgagtcggctcaagctcgactcgagcttgactcgagccgctcgcgagcggctcgattcgtttgcagccctaataTTGAGTTATCGAGGAACACGCATTAAATGTCACGAGTACCATTTTCTCGAAGAATAGGCTAGAAAAATGCCACTCTTAGCATGGATGACATTATTGTAAGACAGACAAGATATTGGTACAACTAGTCTTGTACTGGGAAAAGGTACGAGTAATGGTAATGAAAATGGAACTATCTTatctaatctaatctaatctaTTCTATTAAGAGAAGAGATTCGAAAGACGCTAAATAACCTTTGAcaatatttcaagaaattttcgAGAGAAAATATTAATAGTCAAGAGGTTAGTTTGATCCGTTGACCTGCGCCCCCAGGGAGGGACTAGCCTCTCCTCTGATAGCCAAGTGAGGTTAGGCTCCTCTCCAATATATTCgagaaaatttctcttcaatacatcctaataaaattaatttaaaaactatttttgaaaAGCAACTCTGTTCataatatatttcttttttataacaagttcataatttattttattacttgtgttagtcataaacaaaatttcatatttttgcgTTTGATTAATCATTGCAAATTTTGTTACAGTTTGACCCATATTTCACCATTCAAATGTCGAAAcattctcaaaaaggaaaaaaaaaaaaaagaaaaaaagatatcTTAACGTATTGATTTAAAGATCAGAAGAAAAGTAATGACACAATCGTATAATCGTATAATGTTATATAAATTTGGATATGAATAAATGGAGAGAATTTCCACGGAGAGATCCATGTGTCCTCAATAATATTTTCCCTTCGCGGAGCAAACAATAGAATAACCACTCCTGAGACAAAGCtagcatttatttatttatttatttacaaaagaaaaattggaggtagtagtaCTGTATTAATTGAATTACCTTTGTATAACCAGCAATATTTTCTCCTCTTCGTCACACAACCATAGAGAACGAGCCAGCGCAGTCAATGGGCAGAGGTGGACAGCAGGGCAAAagtattattattagtattacaGGGGCAAGATGATAAATCGCGTAGTGTACAGATGTGACCTAAACAGAAAAGACGATATCATAGTGCAGTGCAGCGTCAACACTCAAAACTGTCAGGTGTGGTCACTAGACGAAAATGGCTACTACCACTGCTACGGCTACTACTTAATTTAGCAGACATCGACATCGCCAAAACTTTGCTGCATCATGTAGCATAGTTGCCACCGGCACCGCATGATCATAAGTTAATAACAGTAGTGCAACTCGTTCTCTGGTGAGTTGCAGCAGCTGCCACCGGCACCGCCTTCCCCATCCCCGACCTCACCTGCGCACTTGTGACGGCGGCATGGCTGTACAGGAATCTAGAGACCATTTTCGTGCTGGGACCCACCACAAGATTCTCCCACTCTTTATCCGCTTCTTCGCCACGTTTTCTGAACGCTGCGGTAGCATCTAGCCGGTGGATTTTCCATCCCTTCACATTTCTCAGTCGGATGATTTTATCCAGTTGGCGACAGGCCAGTTTGCACGTGTTAGCCTTGGTCTGATTTATGGCTTCCTCTAGCAGCCTGGCCTCGGCTTTTCGGTCGCAAAATGGTTTAGCTCGAAAGTACCGATCGAATTCAGCCACCCCAATTGATCTTTTAATGCCTCTCGAGTAATCGCAACCATCCGGGTTGAAAATTTCCCTTATCTCATCCACCATTCCTTTCTCGACCATCCGATCCACTCGCTCGGATACGAAGGAATGTAGCACGGGCAATGACACGTCCACCCAGAGAAAGCAACAATTGTATCTCGACCGGCCCTCACCACCTTCGATCAGGGCCTCCACAAAAGAATTGGAGCCCCCCACGATGATTGGAAGCTTGCCCCGGCCGACTATAGATTTGGTGACGGCCGAAGCCTTGCTGCAGAAACTTGTAGCAGTAAAATCCGCATTAGGATCGATCACTCCTAGCAGGTGGTGCGGGACCCCGCGACGCTCGTCGTCAGTGATTTTATTGGTGACAATGTCAAGCCCTCTGTATACTTGCATTTTGTCGGAGTTCACAATTTCAGCGGGGAAACGGGTGGCCAGGTCGATGGAGAGTCTTGATTTGCCGGTGCCGGTAGCTCCCATGACCACCACAACATTGTCTAACCGCTGCGGCCGCTGATGGATGAGGAGTTGCATGTCAAGCCCACCACTGGCACTGGTAGGAACGCGCCGTAAAGGTGGCGGCTTTGGATTCAGCATCGACATTGAGCTCATCGTCATTGTGTAAGTATTTATACAGATAGTACAGCGGAGATTGATCGGGGATGAGAAATTAAATTATGCAGACGCGGAAAACAAAGCCAGAAGACCAGACTATATGCGATGAATAATCCTTCCTAGCATTCGGATCAGTTGATGTCGCATTATAcacgtatatatataatatacatatcaAGTGACGCGGCGCCTCAAAAATGTGGTGGGGAGGGTCAGGGGGACGGAAGTTGATAGGCAGCTTATCTTATGCAGTTATGCCATATATAGGAAAGTAGTGACAATTGTTTTGTTGCTCCCCTCAGCCGTCAGCCCCCACTAGAAACAGCAGCACTAATTGATATGGAGGAGAAGGCGCCGGTGAGATGAAAAACAAGGCTGGATATCAATCAATCTATAAATAGGCGTAATGCGAAGAAGATTTCAGGTGTGTATGCGCGAAAGCGAAGTGGACAAAAAGGAGCCAAAGATTAGCCACAAAATAGGCATGTCAATGGATAGGGTTTGAGTTGGATCCCTTTGATTCATatctaaatccatttaatttaattagacCCAAACTCAAATTCAAACCCCTTTAGATCTGAAAAAGTAAGTCCATGCTCAAACCTGTATGGATTCAGGTATCCAATGGATATCCATGCGTATTTTTTAAACATATTAAagtaaaaatgtaattaaaatatatagaattcataaataatataaatactatccaatttttattttcaaataataaaattaacattcaacaagtTGAATGTAATACTGTGAACTcaaagaaataattattattaattatttctatatatttttaaagaTTCAACTGCATACACatctaatattttatttgtttgtctttatctttttctcattttcttgaaaaagtttgtaccaattacaatgataactaagattagtttttaaaaaagaaaacaaccataacatatataaatatttagtcTTATTAAAGAAATGtaattttttacctcttttcttATTTAAACCTCAATGTTGGTAAATGTCTCGCAATCCAACACTAAAATACTGAATGATATAAAAGTCATTTGACTAAGGACCGATggcaaataaataatagaataagaaaatttataaacacttactcattttttttattcaattcaaTCATCAGTAATCATTAATGTTTCAACCACATCTAGAAGCAATTTGGCACGAGTTTCATCAATCACCTAACTACCAACACTAAATGCAGATTCTGATGCCATAAAATCTTACTGTATTCGATCCAATAGccataaaatattatattattttataaatttactaatatatattatttaattaaatatatatgGGTCTAGGTAATGTCTGGTATGGATCTGGATTTGGATATGAATTCTAAAAAATCAAACCCTATCCAGACCAACGATCTCTCTTACAGGGCCCGAGTCTGGATCTGGATAGAgtttgaatttgagaaattaaatccaaatcCTACTTAAATATATTGGATCTGGGTTGACTTTGGGTAAGACCCGACCCATTGACATGTCTAGCGACAAAGTTGAGCATGTCCCTGTCAGGCTATATATATTCTCCAACGTCAGTCGCCCTGTGACTATGGCTTCCCGCGTCAAGCAGCAACCACCAAGCTGACACACCTGGTGGAATATTTATAGTGGACTGGACTCTGACCCTCAACTTAACTAATCAGTAATCATGCTTGAGCTCATCTGCAACATTCGTCCCCGTGATTAATTCCTAGCTTATAGTGTGATCTTTTGTCAAGAACTATGAAAGCCAGCAGCTTCTGTCAAGAACTACTCGCTCTCTTTTCTGTTTCACAAATGTCATAAACACCGAGTGTCTTG
This window contains:
- the LOC140015442 gene encoding adenylate isopentenyltransferase 3, chloroplastic-like — translated: MTMSSMSMLNPKPPPLRRVPTSASGGLDMQLLIHQRPQRLDNVVVVMGATGTGKSRLSIDLATRFPAEIVNSDKMQVYRGLDIVTNKITDDERRGVPHHLLGVIDPNADFTATSFCSKASAVTKSIVGRGKLPIIVGGSNSFVEALIEGGEGRSRYNCCFLWVDVSLPVLHSFVSERVDRMVEKGMVDEIREIFNPDGCDYSRGIKRSIGVAEFDRYFRAKPFCDRKAEARLLEEAINQTKANTCKLACRQLDKIIRLRNVKGWKIHRLDATAAFRKRGEEADKEWENLVVGPSTKMVSRFLYSHAAVTSAQVRSGMGKAVPVAAAATHQRTSCTTVINL